One genomic segment of Musa acuminata AAA Group cultivar baxijiao chromosome BXJ3-3, Cavendish_Baxijiao_AAA, whole genome shotgun sequence includes these proteins:
- the LOC103978442 gene encoding gibberellin-regulated protein 14-like, translating to MASSSLPFASGPPRPRPGFARAPQIGCLQRSPPALAFLRTSPGLLPSRPSPIRLPPASCGLSAGPAAAPVAAAASRTFTSPPASLQFRRPPMSHPLSGWPTSQPPFSGSQPALAGPPTTQLPFNRPPTTQLPFNRPPTSHQPSTQQTFTRPPVSQPYMGSSTSQPYAGRPSSIFRHYSSSLAAESSCGRKLNICAADELLLQKTEQMDSFGI from the exons ATGGCGTCGTCGTCTCTGCCGTTCGCCTCGGGGCCCCCGAGGCCGCGGCCAGGATTCGCCCGCGCCCCCCAGATCGGCTGCCTCCAGCGCTCCCCTCCCGCCCTCGCCTTTCTCCGCACCTCTCCCGGCCTCCTCCCGTCCCGGCCCTCCCCAATTCGCCTCCCGCCCGCCAGCTGCGGCCTTTCCGCAGGGCCTGCCGCTGCCCCTGTGGCCGCTGCTGCATCGCGGACGTTCACAAGTCCACCGGCTTCGCTGCAATTCCGTAGACCGCCAATGTCGCACCCCTTGTCCGGATGGCCGACCTCGCAGCCGCCCTTCTCTGGATCACAGCCAGCCTTGGCCGGACCGCCCACCACGCAGCTGCCTTTCAACAGACCGCCCACCACGCAGCTGCCTTTCAACAGACCACCCACATCGCATCAACCATCGACGCAGCAGACATTCACCAGACCGCCAGTTTCACAGCCGTATATGGGCTCATCAACCTCCCAGCCGTATGCAGGACGGCCATCCTCGATCTTTCGCCACTACAGCTCCAGCTTGGCAG CTGAAAGCTCTTGCGGTAGAAAACTGAACATTTGTGCTGCAGATGAATTGCTGCTACAGAAAACTGAACAAATGGACTCGTTTGGAATATAA